TCCACCATAAAAAGGCCCAAATAACCGCTGGAAGTCCCTCAATAATAAACATCCATCTCCAGCCATATGCTTCTAATAAATAACCTGAAACGATCGACATCCATAAAACAGTTACCGGATTTCCAAGGATAAGGAATGTATTGGCTCGTGAACGCTCTGCTTTAGTGAACCAGTGACTTAAAAAGACAAGCATAGCCGGCATTACAGCACTTTCTACAACGCCAAGCATAAATCTGATGATAAATAAGAAATTAACATTTGAAACCATTCCTGTTAAGGTTGCAAGTGCACCCCAAGCAATTAACGACCAGAAAATCAGGACTTTGGCACTTTTCTTTTCGGCATAATGAGCACCGGGAACTTGGAAAAAGAAATAGCCTAAAAAGAAAAGAGAGCCAAGTAATGAAGAGATGGCAGGAGTAATCTGGAGATCCTGCGCCATTCCGCCTGCTGCGCCGAACGCATAGTTCGCGCGGTCTAAGTAGGCAAGGCTGTATGTGATAAAAACAACTGGTATTAACCGGATCCATCTTTGTTTTGCCAATGTTTGCTTCATCGTAAGCCCTCCTTAAATAGGTAAATTCATATAATCGATTAATGTCTGACGATCAGGGTATCCGTCATTGTCTCCTGGGGATTGAACAGCCAAAGAACCAATGGCATTACCCCTGAGCACAGCTTCCTTGAGCGTCAGCTTCTCAATCAGACCGCTTATCAGGCCGACCGCAAATCCATCTCCCGCTCCTACTGTATCAACCACTTTTTCAACTTCAAATGGCTTCACTTCGGCTTCTTCTGAATGATTTTTATAAAATGCACCTTGTTCACCAAGCTTGATCACAACAAGACTGACTCCTTTTTCTAAATAAAAGGATGCTATGTCACGGGGGCTGCTGTATCCTGTAAGCAGTTCACCTTCTGAAATGCCTGGAAGAACATAGTCAGCTTTAAAAGCAAACTCGTTCACTACTTCAATCATTTCCTGCTGCGAGGCCCATAGTGTCGGTCTCAGGTTAGGATCAAAACTGACAGTGCGCCCCGCTTCTTTCATATGAGTTAAAGCTTTTTGGGCTAACGAGCGTGTATGTTTTGAAATAGCGAGAGGAATTCCAGTCATATGAAGATGCCTGGCGCTGCTAAAATAGTCCTTCTGAAAATCATCAGCACTCATAAAGCTTGCAGCTGAGCCTTTGCGGAAATACTGAACCGCAGGATCTCCCTTCAATGCTTTTTCTTTGAGCTGAAATCCAGTTGGATAGCGGTCATCTTTGAAAACATGATCAACATTCACATTCTCTTCTGCAAGCCTTTTCATAATAAAAGTTCCAAAGGCATCAGCTCCAACCTTGCTTGCCCATCCTGATTTCAGACCGAGTCTTGCGAGCCCAATCGCAACATTGGTTTCAGCGCCAGCGAGCTCCCTTGTAAAGTGCCGGACCTCATCTAACGGTCCTGGATTTTCTGCCATAAACAGTGCCATCGCTTCACCAAACGTGACTACATCTAACTTTTGCATACAGCCTCACCTTTCTTTTTTGATATATTGGTATTGACCATTTCTATAAACTCTTTCAGACGGCCGACAGGATGAATCGGAAATTCCAGTGCTCTAGGAAGACCTCCCGGCAGCTGTTCTGCCACTTTGCGCCAATCAGCAGTTTCACTCTTTGACAGTTCAGTCGTAACTAATCCCCTGCCGGTTTGAACCACTTCCTTTAAATGCAAATAGGATATATAATCTTTCAGCATTTCGAATGCTTTAATTTGGTGTTCATTCGTAAAAAGCCAGTTTCCTGTATCGAATGTCATCTTAACTGGAACGCCTGAAATAGAAGCGCTTTCAAAAAAAGTCCTCAAGGTTTCCACATTCCCCCCATGCAGTGTCTGATCATTTTCAATCAGCAGTTCCAGCGAATCAAAATGATCTAATAATTGATTCAGTTTTTCTAAGTCAGATACGCCTTTTATGTAATGGCCGAGTGATACTTTTACCCATCTCGCACCAAGCAATATGGCCTCCTCTTTGATTATCTGAATCTTCTCATCATTAAGAGATCCATCCATTTTCCATAGTTCAACAGGGGCGGAATAGACGGTAAATAAAGAACCTGCAATCTTTTCCCTCAGCTGCTTCAAAGGTAAATCTTGCTCAGAAAATAATTCCCTTCTGATCTCAACGCCGTAAGCTCCTGATGCTTGAATGATGCTAATAAATGAAAGCTGCCCATTCTCTAAAACTTCTTTTCTATCAAATGCGTTAAGCGGAATGATTACATGATTCAAAGAAATGCTCCTTCCTTTTAATAAACCGGTTTAGTAAATCGGTTTATTTGAATTATAATCTGTATGAAAGCGTTTTACAACCCTTTTCAAAAAAAAGAATGAACCGCCGAAGCAGTTCATTCCAGTATCATTGGAAAAATGCATTACTTTTTTACAACTTGTAAAATCATTCCGATTAATTCATTCGTGTACGTTTCCAAATCGACTTTTTTTGTTACTGGGGACGTCAGCATATATTCACTTTTTGCACCTTGAATCATAATGATGAAATAAAAAAACCATTTTGGAGTGAATTTCCAAAATGGTTTCCTTTTCGTTTAGTTTTCCGGCTTGTTTCTATTTTTCCAGCGGTTTACCATTAAACATTTTCACTTGAAGCGGAGCTGCCATAAATTGCGGAGCTTTGCCAACAAAAGAAGTGAAGTGTTCACTTGAGTTGTGTGCTGCAACTGCTTCAGCACTTTCCCAAACCTCCACCATTGTATACGCGCCATCCTGTTCTGTATCTTTCATTAAATCATATGAGATATTGCCGCTTTCAGCTCTTGAAGCTGCAACTAAAGAGCGAGTTTCGTTTAAAAAATCATTTTCCTTTTCGGCATTTACCTTAAATCCAGCATGAATAATAATCATTCTATTTCCCCATTTCAATAAATAATTTTTAAACTTACTTCCACTCTGCAATAGCACCAATCGGCAGACGCACAGATTTGTACCCTTCATCAGCAGCTTTCCCGATTGACAGCAGCATAACAGGATAATAACGGTTCTTGTCCAAGTCAAAGGCTTCCGCAATTTGATCTTTTTCAAAACCGCCGATCGGGTTCGTGTCATAGCCGTGTGCACGAGCGACCAGCATCAGCTGCATTGATACTAGACCTGCATCAATCAGATTCATTTCTTTCGTTTGTTCAAATGTCATCGCTTCAAAGAACCCTTTTATCGCAGGCACTTGCTGATCTCTTACTTCAGCAGGCATGTGCCCTTCTTCCACTGCTTTATTATAAATTTCATCAAGGTATAAATCACTTTGCATATCTGCAAACACGGCGATTACAGCTGAAGAAGTCTCTACTTGTCTTTGATTGAATCTGGCAAGAGGAGCAAGAGTTTCTTTTCCTTCTTTCGAGTCAATCACAACAAAACGCCATGGCTGCAAGTTAACAGATGATGGAGCAAGTGCAGCTTCAGTTAAAATTTCAGTCATTTCCTCTTTGCTGATTTTTACACTTGGATCATAGTTGCGAATGGAACGGCGTCCAGTTACAATTTCCTTAAAATCGTTTACTAATGTTTTATTCATAGTTCATTCTCCTTTTATGTCTTGTCATGCTGTGTTCGTTTTCTGCTACTGGATCTTCTCAACATTTCCTTGAATGCGGCTAAGCATATTTAACAAAGAAGAACGTTCCTCTTCTGAAAAGTCCTTTAAAACATTTGAAATGAATCGCTGCTTTTCTTCTTTATAAGCAACAATTTTCATCCTGCCTTCTTCTGTCAGCTTCACAAAAGTGACCCGGTTATCAGCAGGATTTTTCCGCCGCGTTACCATTCCTTTTTCCTCGAGCTGCTTTAAATGTCTTGTTACTGCCGCATTATCAATGTTCACTTTCTTTTGCAGGGCAGTCTGGCTGATTTCATCTGCTTCATAAAGCTCATGCAAAAGCTCCAGCCTTGACTGGCTGATTCCTGTGCACCGCTCAAATTTAGGCATTGTAAGCTTATTTATCTCATATAATCGATAGACTATTTTTTCATCCAGATTGCACGAGTTGGACAAATGCATCCTCCTCCTTTAATTAATTTATTGACGGGTCAATCATTGACCTATCAACTAATATAATGGAGTTTCTTATTAAAGTCAAATAAATGATTTAGAACTTGCAGATTAAAAGTAAAAACAGATTAAATCAGCAAGTTAAAGCCAATTTTCTTCTTTTTTTGTTTTTGCTGCTTGAAGCAAACCTTCAATCTTAATCTGATTACCAGGGGGATACATAAAAAGATTTTATCAATCTGATGTAATGCATGCTCAGAGGTTTCTGATCAGATAAATCTAGATTTATGAAATCAAATGTATTTTCCGAATG
The window above is part of the Metabacillus dongyingensis genome. Proteins encoded here:
- a CDS encoding sugar kinase — protein: MQKLDVVTFGEAMALFMAENPGPLDEVRHFTRELAGAETNVAIGLARLGLKSGWASKVGADAFGTFIMKRLAEENVNVDHVFKDDRYPTGFQLKEKALKGDPAVQYFRKGSAASFMSADDFQKDYFSSARHLHMTGIPLAISKHTRSLAQKALTHMKEAGRTVSFDPNLRPTLWASQQEMIEVVNEFAFKADYVLPGISEGELLTGYSSPRDIASFYLEKGVSLVVIKLGEQGAFYKNHSEEAEVKPFEVEKVVDTVGAGDGFAVGLISGLIEKLTLKEAVLRGNAIGSLAVQSPGDNDGYPDRQTLIDYMNLPI
- a CDS encoding sugar phosphate isomerase/epimerase family protein, giving the protein MNHVIIPLNAFDRKEVLENGQLSFISIIQASGAYGVEIRRELFSEQDLPLKQLREKIAGSLFTVYSAPVELWKMDGSLNDEKIQIIKEEAILLGARWVKVSLGHYIKGVSDLEKLNQLLDHFDSLELLIENDQTLHGGNVETLRTFFESASISGVPVKMTFDTGNWLFTNEHQIKAFEMLKDYISYLHLKEVVQTGRGLVTTELSKSETADWRKVAEQLPGGLPRALEFPIHPVGRLKEFIEMVNTNISKKKGEAVCKS
- a CDS encoding putative quinol monooxygenase codes for the protein MIIIHAGFKVNAEKENDFLNETRSLVAASRAESGNISYDLMKDTEQDGAYTMVEVWESAEAVAAHNSSEHFTSFVGKAPQFMAAPLQVKMFNGKPLEK
- a CDS encoding nitroreductase family protein, which translates into the protein MNKTLVNDFKEIVTGRRSIRNYDPSVKISKEEMTEILTEAALAPSSVNLQPWRFVVIDSKEGKETLAPLARFNQRQVETSSAVIAVFADMQSDLYLDEIYNKAVEEGHMPAEVRDQQVPAIKGFFEAMTFEQTKEMNLIDAGLVSMQLMLVARAHGYDTNPIGGFEKDQIAEAFDLDKNRYYPVMLLSIGKAADEGYKSVRLPIGAIAEWK
- a CDS encoding MarR family winged helix-turn-helix transcriptional regulator, yielding MHLSNSCNLDEKIVYRLYEINKLTMPKFERCTGISQSRLELLHELYEADEISQTALQKKVNIDNAAVTRHLKQLEEKGMVTRRKNPADNRVTFVKLTEEGRMKIVAYKEEKQRFISNVLKDFSEEERSSLLNMLSRIQGNVEKIQ